One Hyphomicrobiales bacterium genomic window, GGTGGCGATATGGGCGACCCCGTGCGCCGGTTTGAGATCCGATGCGTCGCCGGCCGCGGCGACCGGCGGCTCGACGGCGGCCATGCGGATGGCGCCGTCGACGTCGCCGGCGCTGATGGCAGCCCCGGATTTGAGCCGATCATAAAGGGCGAGCAGCGCCGTCTCGGCCTGGGCGCAGGCATCCGCCGGGCCGGAGACGAAGACGTGATTGCCGCGGGCGGAGGCCTCGACGCCGAGCCGGTGCTCGATCAGCGCCAGGTTCTGGTCGAAGTCGCCCAGGAGCGCGCTCAAAAGCTGATTGTCCTCAAAGGTCAGGACCCGCTCGGTGCGCGCCAAGGTCCCGGCGCCGGCGGCCACGTCGTCCGTGCTGGGCCCGCGCATGGTCAGACAGCCCCCCCTGCCGCCACGGCCGCCCGCACCCGCCGAGAGGGAGCAGCGAGAACGCCGGAAAGGCTGTTCGGCCCGGCTTGCGCGATGCGGACCTGGCGGACGGTGCCGATCAAATCCGCCGGCGCTTCGACATGGACCGCCTGCAGATAGGGCGAACGGCCGGCAAGCTGGCCCTCTCTGCGGCCCGGCCGGTCGAGCAGCACCGGCATGGTCCTACCCAAGCTTGCCGCATTGAAAGCGCGCTGTCCGGCATCGAGCACCGCCTGCAGGCGGGCAAGGCGGTCCTTCTTGACCGTCTCGGAAACCTGCTCGGCGCTGTCGGCGGCCGGCGTTCCGGGCCTGGCGCTATATTTGAACGAGTAGGCCTGGGCGTAGCCGAGCTCGCCGGCAAGCGCCAGCGTCGCCGCGAAATCGGCCTCGTTCTCGCCGGGAAAGCCGACGATGAAATCGGACGACAACGCCATGTCCGGGCGCGTCGCGTACAGCCTTTCGACGATGTCGCGATAGAAGCCGACCGTATGGCGGCGGTTCATCCGCTTGAGGACTCGGTCCGAGCCTGACTGGACCGGCAGGTGCAGATAGGGCATCAGCTTTTCTTCTTCGCCGTGGGCCGCGATCAGCGCATCGTCCATGTCGCGCGGGTGGCTGGTGGTGTAGCGCAGGCGCTTGATGCCGGCGATGGCCGCAAGCCGCCGGATGAGCCGCGCCAGCGACGATGGCGTGCCGTCCTCGCCGGGGCCATGATAGGCGTTGACGTTCTGGCCAATGAGGGTCATCTCGACAACACCGGCATCGGCGAGCCGTTCGGCCTCCTCGACGATGGCTGCAACCGGCCGCGAGACCTCCGCGCCGCGGGTGTAGGGCACGACGCAGAAGGTGCAGAACTTGTCGCAGCCCTCCTGCACGGTGAGAAAGGCGGAGGGCCCACGCGCGGCGATGATCCTGCGCTTCGGCGCCGGCATCAGCGCAAACTTGTCCTCGACGGGAAAGTCGGTCTCCACCACGCGCTCGCCGGACCGCGCCCGGGCCACCATGTCGCCGAGGCGGTGCAGCACCTGCGGGCCGAACACGAAGTTGACCGCCGGCGCGCGGCGGATGATCTCCGCGCCCTCGGCCTGGGCGACGCAGCCGGCAACGGCAATCAGCGTCTCGCGGCCGCGCCCGGCTCGCCGGCGCGAAAGCGCGCGCATGCGGCCGAGCTCGGAATAGACCTTTTCGGCCGCCTTCTCGCGGATGTGGCAGGTGTTGAGCACGACGAGGTCGGCGTCTTCCGGCCGATCGGTCGCAACGAAGCCGTGCGGCGCCAGCACGTCCGACATCCGCTCGGAGTCGTAGACGTTCATCTGGCAACCGTAGGTCTTGACGAAAAGCTTCTTTTGGCCGGTCAACACGCTATCGAACTGCGTCGCGTCCTCGTCGTCTTGCGGAATGTCCGCTGCGTTCATCCTCATCCTTCGGCCGGTGGGCACTGCAATATAGTCACTACCATATGTCATTAGAATATCAGAATAACCTATGCCCGGCCGGCGCGATAGGCGGGGGCCAAATCTTCCTTACCCCGCGCTTTCGTCTCCGTCCGCGGCGGCGTGCCATAGACTTCGGCGGTGAACATGCGCCGCACCTCCGCTTCAAGCGCCCGGGCAAGCGCCTTGCGGTCGGCGAATTCCGTGGCCGGGTGCACCGGGCCCAGCGCGACCGAAACGTTGATCGGCCCGTGGGTCAAGACGCCCCAAATGTGCGGCAACAGGTCCATTTCGCCATACCAGGCGTAAGACGGGCGCCCGGCGCGGTCGATCGGCAGACCGTGCCGGCGCGTATAGGCGATGGCCATGGGCTGAACGGCGACCTCGGCAAGGTGCGATTCGCGCACCGCCCGCTCCGCGGCGCCGAGGATCGGCGTCTTGAACGGCAGCACCCGGTTGCCGTCGCTGCTCGTCCCCTCGGCGAACAGGACAATGACCTCGCCGGCCATCAGCCGTTGGGCCAGGGCGTGGTTGGCCTCATGGGTGCCGCGGCGGCTGCGGTCGATGAAGACCGAGCGCTGCATGCGGGCGAGCAGGCCGAAGACGGGCCAGCGCGCGACCTCCTGTTTGGCGACGAAGGACAAAGGCACGAGCGAGCCGATGACCGGGATATCGAGCCAGCTCACATGGTTGGAGACGATGAGCAGCGGACGCGCCTCGCAGACCGCGCCGCGCAAATCGATCCTCAGGCCGATCAGGCGGCAGACCGTGCGGTGGTAGCGCATCGGGAAACTGCGTGCCGCCGGCAGCCCGAGCCCGGCGAGCGCGAATTGAATGACAATGCCGACCGCCGTCACCAGAGTTAGGCTAATGACCAGGACAAGGGCGCGCAGTACCGTCACTTGGCGTCCTTGAGAGGCACGCCGTAAAGCTCCAGCCGGTGGTCGACGAGCCGGTAGCCGAGCTCGCGCGCGACGAGGCGCTGCAATTTCTCGATGTCCTCGTTCTGGAACTCGATGACCTCGCCGGTGCGCAGGTCGATCAGATGGTCGTGGTGCTCGTCGCTGGTCGGCTCGTAGCGCGAGCGGCCGTCGCGGAACTCGTGCTTCTCGAGGATGCCGGCATCCTCGAACAGCTTGACCGTCCTGTAGACGGTGGAGATCGAAATGCGCGGGTCGACGGTGGAGGCGCGGGCATAGACCTCCTCGACGTCGGGGTGATCCTCGGCGTCGGACAGGACACGGGCGATGACCCGCCGCTGCTCGGTCATGCGCATGCCCTTGTCGAGGCACACGGCCTCGATGCGGCTCAGCTTTCCGTCGGGATCATTCGCGTCCGCCATTTCGTCCGCCATTTGGCTCACACCGGCTTTTCATAGTCCGTTTCGGCGCTTTTTGAAACCATTGCCGGCACAGCCAAGCTCGCCCGCAGCACCAGGGCGTCGCCGGGCGCGCTGCCGCCATAATAGCCGGGACGGCGTCCGATTTCGGCGAAGCCGAAGCCGCCATAAAGAAGCAGCGCTGGCTTATTCTCCGCACCGACCTCGAGAAAGACCGCGGTGATCCTGCGATGTCTGAGATCGTCGAACAGACGCTTCATCAGGTTCTTGGCGACGCCGTGCCGGCGATGCTCTGGGGCAACGGCGATGGTGAGGACCTCCGCCTCGCCGGCCACCGTACGGGCCATGAGGAAGCCGGCCGGGCTGTCGTCGCTCTCCCGCCAGGCGAGGAGAGCGCGGCTCCCCGGCGCACTCAGCAGCCTGGCGAATTCATCGCGGCTCCAATCGCGGGAGAAGCTTGCCGCGTGCAGCGCGGCGAGCGTCGCAGTGTCACTCTCGCGGGCCGGGCCATACGAAATCATGGCGCACTCGCCCGGCCGTCGGCTTGCCGCGCAACCGCACCTGGCTGCGGCTTGGCGTCGGCAGGGCGCAGGTAAAGCGGCGCCGGCCGGCGGTCCGGCACGGCCTTTTCCGTCGCGAGACGGGCGATGATCATTGGGTCAGGGCCGGGCCCGAGGTCGCGCGACGACAAACGGACGGTTCGGCCCAGGGCGGAAAGCGCATCCGCGACAAGCCGGGCGCCGCTACCGGCGAGCACCGCATCGGTGCCGAGACTCTCGGCCGCAGCTTCCGGTGCCAGCGCGGCGGCTTCCGAAAGCGGCTGGCCGGCGCTATCGAAAGTCTGGAAATAGACCTCGCCGCGGCGCGCATCCAAGGCGATCGCAACGGGTGCGCCTTCACTCTCGTCCGCCAGCTCGGCCGCATAGGCTTCAAGCGTCGTGATGCCGATCAGCGACCGGCCGGCGGCAAGCGAAAGCCCGCGCCCGGCGGCAACGCCGACGCGGATGCCGGTAAAGGTTCCCGGGCCCACGGTCACCGCGTAACGGTCGATATCGGAAAAGGGCAGACGCGCGGCCGCAACCACCCGCGCGACCATCGGCATTAACGCCTCGGCGTGGCCACGCAGCATCGGCACGCTCTCCGAAACGGGGGGCGATACGCCGGTGGTGTCGAAAAGCGCGACCGAACAGGCCTTAAGCGCGGTGTCAATCGCCAGGATTTTCAACGCTTATTCCCGGTTGCAAAAGGCGACAAGCCGGGGGCAATACCGTGCCCCGGTTATGGTCAGACCGGGCGGACCTCCTGTACCTCGGGCACGAAGTGGCGGAGCAGATTCTCGATCCCGTTCTTCAGCGTCGCCGTCGAGCTCGGGCAGCCGGAGCAGGCGCCGCGCATATGCAGGAACACGACGCCGTCGCGATAGCTCTGGAAGGTGATGTCGCCGCCATCCTGGGCCACCGCCGGGCGCACCCGCGTTTCGAGGAGCTCCTTGATCGTGTTGACGATCTCGCCGTCCGCCTCGTCATACTCCTCGACGCCCGGCTCGCCGGCGCTCGCATCGGCGAGCATCGGCAGGCCGGAGAGGTAATGCTCCATGATGGCGCCGAGAATGGCAGGCTTGAGATGCTGCCAGTCGCTGCCTTCGTTCTTGCTCACGGTGACGAAATCGGCGCCCAGGAACACACCGACGACGCCCGGGATCGTGAACAGATGTTCGGCCAGCGGCGAGGCCGCGGCCGCTTCCGCGTCCCGGAAATCCTTTGTTCCCGCGCTCAGCACTGGCCTACCCGGAATGAATTTCAGGGTGGCCGGATTGGGTGTAGCTTCGGTCTGAATGAACATGGCGGTCCTGAATCTTCGGTTTGCGCAGCGATCTTATTTTAGAACTATTCTACATTATAGCCGGCTCCGGCGCCGCCTACAAGATAGGTCAGGAGTGCCCTCATGCCAACCGGTCGATCTCCGCGTCGGTGAGGTTGCCGGGCACGATGGTGATCGGGATCGGGAATGTGCCGGAGCCCTTTCCGGCGAGGTTGGAGACCAGCGGCCCCGGCCCTTCCGTGCCGCTGGCGGCGGCGAGCACGAGAATGGCGATGGCCTTGTCCTCCTGGATCAGCTTGACGATCTCCTCGGCCAGGACGCCCTCGCGTATCACCAGCTCCGGCTTGATCGGCGAATAGGACGCCACTTCCTTGGCGAACAGCTTCAGCGTCGCCTTGGCCTTCGCTTCGGCTTCCTCGCGCATGATCGATTCGACATTGAGCCAGTGCTGGAAGTTGCCCGGCACCATGACATAGAGCAGCGTCAGGCCGGCGCCGTGCTCGGCGCGGCGGGTGGCAAAGCGCAGTGCGCGGCCGCATTCCTCCGTGTCATCGATGATGACCAGGAACTTGCGCGTCGGCTTGCGCCGGTCCCGCGCGCCGGGTTTGCGGGTCTTCTTGGCCCCGTTGCTCATGGCGACCATGCTGCCATCGACGCGCAGGCGCGGCAAGTGCGCAAGCCGCCCCGGATCACGCGAAGCGAGACTGTACGAAGCCGACGACTTTCTTGACGTCGCGCATCACAGGTTCCGCGATCGCGGCGGCCTTTTCCGCGCCCTCCTTGAGCACCCGGTCGATAAAGGTCACGTCCTCGACGAGCCGGCTCATCTCCGCGGCAACGGGCCCGAGCCGATCGACGGCGAGCTCGGCCAGCGCCTGCTTGAAGGCGGAGAAGGGGCCGCCGCCGAACTGGCGCAGCACCTCGGCCTTGTCGGTGCCGGCGAGGGCGGCAAAGATGCCGACGAGATTTTCCGCTTCGGGCCGCCCGGCAAGGCCCGCTTCCTCGCTCGGCAGCGGCTCGGGGTCGGTCTTGGCCTTGCGGATCTTCAGCGCCACGGTGTCGGCATCGTCGGTCAGGTTGATGCGCGAATAGTCGGACGGGTCAGACTTCGACATCTTCTTGGCGCCGTCGCGCAGCGACATGACGCGGGTCGCCGGGCCCTGGATCAGCGGTTCGGTCAACGGGAAGAAGGGCTGCGAAAAACCGTGAGCGGCGATGGATTCGGCAAAATCGGTGTTGAATTTCTGGGCGATGTCGCGGCACAGCTCGAGATGCTGCTTCTGGTCCTCGCCGACCGGCACGTGGGTTGCCCGATAGGCGAGAATGTCGGCGGCCATGAGATTGGGATAGGCAAACAGGCCCACCGAGGCGTTCTCGCGGTGCTTGCCGGCCTTCTCCTTGAACTGGGTCATGCGGTTGAGCCAGCCCATGCGGGTGACGCAGTTCAAGATCCAGGCTAGCTCGGCATGCTGGACCACTTGGCTCTGGTTGAAAACGATGTGTTTATCGGGGTCGATTCCGCAGGCGAGAAAGGCGGCCGTCACCTCGCGGGTGTTGCGGGCGAGCTCCTTGGGCTCCTGCCACACGGTGATCGCATGCAGGTCAACGACGCAATAGATGCAATCGAACCGGTCCTGAAGGGCGACGAAGCGGGTAATGGCGCCGAGATAGTTGCCGAGATGCAGGTTGCCGGTCGGCTGGACGCCAGAAAAGACGCGGGTTTTCAGTGCGCTCATGGGCCGGTTCCTCGGCGGCTGGTCGGGGCAAGTTTCGGAGGCGGGTTATGAACAATCGCAAGAGCGAGCGCAAGCCGCTCAGCCGCCGCGCCCGAGCATTTCGCGAAGCTGGCGCAGATCGAAGGCCCCGGTGAGCTGCGCCGCGGCGGCATATAGCCCCATGCCGAGGGCGACGAGAAGCGCCAGCGCCAAGGCCCGCACCACGATCGCCGGCGCGGTCAACCATGCCTCCATCATCCAGGCGCAAAGCCACAGCGCCAGGCCCATGAGGAGGGCGGCGAAGACGATCCGCTGCAGGCGGCTTCGCAACGGCGCGTCGACGGCAAAATGGCCGCGCCTCGAAAGGGTGCCGACAAGCAGCGCCGCGTTGACCCAACCGGCGAGCGAGGTGGCGATGGCGATGCCGATATGGCCGAGGGGAATGAAGAGCACGAGGCTGCCGGCAACGTTCACGGCAACGCTGACGGCGGCATAGCGCATCGGCGTGCGCGTGTCCTCGCGCGCGAAAAAGCCGGGCTGGAACACCTTGATCAACACGAAGGCCGGCAGACCGGCGGCGAAGGCCATCAGCGCCAGGGCCACCGGCCGGACGTCGTCGCTCAAGAAGGCGCCGCGCTCGAACAGCACCTGAATGATCGGCGTTGACACAACGGCAAGCGCGACGGCTGCCGGCAGGGTCAAGAGCATTGCGAACTCCAGCGACCGGTTCTGGCTCCAATGGGCGCCGTCCTCCCGGCCGGCGCGCAGCCGGCGCGACAGGTCGGGCAACAGCACGACCCCGATGGCAATGCCGACGACGCCGAGGGGGAGCTGATAGACCCGCTCGGCGTAATAGAGATAGGATACGGCTCCCGCCTGCAGCGAGGCGATGATGGTGCCGATGACGATATTGACCTGGGTGACGCCGCCCGAAATCACGCCGGGAATTCCAAGCGCGATGAGCCGCTTCACCTGCTTGGTCAAGCGCGGACGGACGATGCTAAAGCGCATGGCGGCGCGGCGGGCGGCGAAGAGCAGCATGGCAAGCTGCAGGAATCCGGCGGCCGAGACGCCCCAGGCCAGCGATTTTCCCGACAGCGCCGTGCCGTCATCGCCGACCGCATAGAGCATCACAAGCACGCCGATGAGCACGATGTTGAGCAGCACGGGCGCCGCGGCCGCCGCCGCGAAGCGGCCCAACGTGTTGAGCACGCCGGAGACGAGCGCCACCAGCGACATGCACAACAGATAGGGAAAGGTGATCCGGGTCAGCAAAATCGCCAGGTCGAACTTTTCCGAGTCCTCGGCAAAGCCCGGCGCCAACAGATACATCAGCCAGGGCATGGCGATTTCGGCGATGGCGGTGACCGCGAGCAGCGTCCACAGCAGCACCGCCGCGGCCTGTTCGGCGAAGCGGCGCGCGGCTGCGACCCCGCCGCCCTCCAGCTCGCGTGCGAACAGCGGCACGAAGGCTGAGTTGAAGGCGCCCTCGGCGAACAGGCGGCGGAACAGGTTGGGGAAGCGGAAGGCGACGAAGAAGGCGTCAGCCACCGGCCCGGTGCCGAGCACGGCGGCGATCAGGATGTCGCGGACAAAGCCGAGCACGCGGCTTGCCATGGTGAAGCCGCCAACGGTGGCGAAGGAGCGGGCGAGACTCATCGGGAACCGCTCTAGGACGCCGCGGCAACGCGGCGGGTCGATCGCGGTTTTGCCTCCTTGTCTCCGCCGCCGACCCGTTCGGGCTCGAGCGCCTCGATCAACCGGCGGGTGATCGTCGCCTGGCGGGCCTGGGAGTCGATCTTGTGGCCGGTCAGATCGGTGACGTAGAAGACGTCGACGGCGCGCTCGCCGTAAGTGGTGATGCGCGCGGAGGCGATGTTGAGGTTGAGCCTGGCGAGCGCCGTGGTCAGAGCGTAGAGCAGGCCGGGGCGGTCGAGGCCGTTGACCTCGATGGCGGTGAAGGTCTCCGACCAGCCATTGTTGATGAACACCTGCGGCTCGACCTGGAAGGCTTTCAAGCGGCCCTTGGGCTGGGCCTTGCGGGCGACCATATCGGGCAGGCGGATCTCGCCGCGCAGCGCCTGCTCGATTCCGCGGGCGATGGTGCGACCGCGGCGCAGCTCGTCGGCCTCGCGCTCGAACTCGCGGTTGATCATGATCGAATCGAGCGCCATGCCGTCGCAAGTGGTGAAGATCTGGGCGTCGGCGATGTTGGCGTCGGCCGCCGCACAGGCGCCGGCGATGATCGACAATAGCCGCGGATAGTCGGGCGCATAGACGGTGAGCTCCGTGATCTCGCGGAAAGCGTCGGAGCGCACCGCGGTGGCGAGCGGCAGCTTGTCCTCCGTCGCCTGCCGAATCAGACGGGCATGGACGAGCTTGCGGTCCAGGTCGACATTGAGCCAGTAGGGCGCATAGTGGCGCGCCGAATATGCGGCGATGTCGGCAGCCGGCCAGTCGGCAAGCGCGACCTTGAGCTCCTCCTTGGCCTCCTCGACGCGCTGGCGCTGGCTTTCCTCGACCGGACCGCCGGCAAGCACCGGGGCGGTTTCGAAATAAAGATTGCGCATCAGCTGGCCCTTCCAGCCGTTCCAGACCCCCGGCCCCACCGCCTTGATGTCGGCGACGGTCAACATCAACAACAGCTTGAGGCGCTCCGGGCTCTGCACCAGCTGGGCGAAATCCTCTATCGTCTTGCGGTCGTTGAGGTCGCGCGACTGGGCAAAACGGCTGAAGGCGAGATGGTGCTTGACCAGCCAGGCGACGGTCTCCGTCTCGGCCGCCGTCAGCCCCAGGCGCGGACACAAGCGCCGCGCCACGCGCTCGCCGGCGGTGGGGTGATCCTCCGGTCGGCCCTTGGCGATGTCGTGCAGGAACAGGGCGACATAGAGGCCGCGGCGGTTCTTGACCTCGTGGATGATCTCGTCGGACAGCGGGTGCTCGGCGGCGAGCCGGCCGGCTTCGATCTCGGCCAGGATGCCGACGGCGCGCAAGAGATGCTCGTCGACCGTGTAGTGGTGGTACATGTTGAACTGCGTCATCGCCACCACCTTGCCGAAATCGGGCACGAAGCGGCCGAGGATGCCGGTCTCGTTCATGCGCCGCAGCACCGCCTCGGGATTGTTCGTCGACGTCAATATGTCGAGGAACAACCGGTTGGCCTCGGCGTCATTGCGCAGGCGCTTGTCGATGAGGGAGAGCGAGCGGTTCGCCAGGCGCACCGCATCGGGGTGCAAGAGCGCGTCATGACGGTCGACGAGCCAGAACATGCGGATGAGGTTCACAGGATCCCGCGCGAACACCTCCTCATCGGTGACATTGATGCGGCCGGCCTGCAAGACGAAGCCCGGCGCCTCCTTGAAGGCGCGATCGAGACGGCGGCGCAGCGGTCGCATGAAGCGGCTCAGCATCGGCGTCTTCTTGACGTGCCGCATCTCCAGCGCGGCGGAGACGATGCGCGTCAGGTCGCCGACTTCCTTGGCGATCAGGAAGTAGTGCTTCATGAAGCGCTCCATGTGCTTCTGGCCGGGGTGCTCGGTGTAGCCGAGCCGCAATGCCATCTCCTTCTGCAGATCGAAGGTCAGCCGGTCCTCGGCGCGGCCGGTCAGGAAATGCAGGTGGCAGCGCACCGCCCACAGGAAATCCTCGCATTTGCGAAAGCGCCGATACTCCTGGCGACTGAACACGCCGCGCTGGACCAGGTCGGCGCCGGTGCGCACGCGGTAGAAATATTTGGCGATCCAGAACAAGGTGTGCAGATCGCGCAGGCCCCCCTTGCCGTCCTTCACATTGGGCTCGACGAGGTAGCGGGATTCGCCGGCGCGCTGGTGCCTGATGTCGCGCTCGACAAGCTTGGCCTCGATGAAGTCGGCGCCGGTGCCCTTTACGATCCGCTTGTCGAAATCCTTAGCGAGCGCGTCGTAGAGCTCCTCGGTGCCCCAGAGGAAGCGGGCTTCCAGGGTCGCCGTGCGCACCGTCTGGTCGGTCTTGGCCATGCGGATGCAATCTTCGACGCTGCGCGTGGCATGGCCCACCTTCTGGCCGAGGTCCCAGAGCGTGTAGAGGATGAACTCGACGACGCTCTCGCCCCATGCGGTCTGCTTGTAGGGGAGCAGGAACAGAAGATCGATGTCCGAGCCCGGCGCCAGGGTGCCGCGGCCATAGCCGCCCACGGCGACAACCGCCATGCGCTCGGCGGATGACGGATTGCGCGCCGGATAGACGTGGGTGACGGCGAAATCGTAAAGCACGCGGACGATCTCGTCCTCGAGATAGGAGAGGCGCGTGGCGCAGACCGTGCCGCGTCCGTCCTCCTTCAGCCAGGCCTCGCACAGCGAACGTCCGCGCGCGAGCACCTCCTTGAGGCGCTCCAGAACGGCGCCGCGCAGCCGCGCCTCGTTGCCGCCCAACTCGCGCACCAAGTCGGTCAGCTCGGCGCGCAGGCGGTCCGAATCGATGATCGCGGTGAGTTTGCGGGTGTGCTTGGTCAATCGTTCATCCAACTGTCGCGCGGCGACGCCGGCCAACTCAAAGCCTAGTCGGCTCCGTCGTCCGACGCCAGTTTGAGCTTGATCCGGTAGACAAGGTCAAGCGCCTCGCGAGGGGTAAGCTCGTCGGGAACGGTCTCGGCGATCAGGTCGAGAACCGCCTGGGCGCGGCCATCGGGCCTGGCGACGGGTTCGCGGGCGGCGCTGAACAGCGGCAGGTCGTCGATCAGCCGGGCGCCGGCGCGCGCCGCCTCGCCCTCTTCCAGCATGGCCAGCACCTCCTTGGCGCGGGCGACGACCGAAGCCGGCAGGCCGGCGAGCTTGGCTACCTGGATGCCGTAGGAGCGGTCGGCGGCTCCGGGCACGACCTCGTGGAGAAAAACCACGTCGCCGCCCCATTCCTTGACCTTCATGGTGGCGTTTACGATGCGCTTCAAACGCTGGGCAAGGCTCGTCAGCTCGTGGAAATGGGTGGCAAAGAGGGTGCGCGCGACATTGA contains:
- the murJ gene encoding murein biosynthesis integral membrane protein MurJ: MSLARSFATVGGFTMASRVLGFVRDILIAAVLGTGPVADAFFVAFRFPNLFRRLFAEGAFNSAFVPLFARELEGGGVAAARRFAEQAAAVLLWTLLAVTAIAEIAMPWLMYLLAPGFAEDSEKFDLAILLTRITFPYLLCMSLVALVSGVLNTLGRFAAAAAAPVLLNIVLIGVLVMLYAVGDDGTALSGKSLAWGVSAAGFLQLAMLLFAARRAAMRFSIVRPRLTKQVKRLIALGIPGVISGGVTQVNIVIGTIIASLQAGAVSYLYYAERVYQLPLGVVGIAIGVVLLPDLSRRLRAGREDGAHWSQNRSLEFAMLLTLPAAVALAVVSTPIIQVLFERGAFLSDDVRPVALALMAFAAGLPAFVLIKVFQPGFFAREDTRTPMRYAAVSVAVNVAGSLVLFIPLGHIGIAIATSLAGWVNAALLVGTLSRRGHFAVDAPLRSRLQRIVFAALLMGLALWLCAWMMEAWLTAPAIVVRALALALLVALGMGLYAAAAQLTGAFDLRQLREMLGRGG
- a CDS encoding NifU family protein — encoded protein: MFIQTEATPNPATLKFIPGRPVLSAGTKDFRDAEAAAASPLAEHLFTIPGVVGVFLGADFVTVSKNEGSDWQHLKPAILGAIMEHYLSGLPMLADASAGEPGVEEYDEADGEIVNTIKELLETRVRPAVAQDGGDITFQSYRDGVVFLHMRGACSGCPSSTATLKNGIENLLRHFVPEVQEVRPV
- the miaB gene encoding tRNA (N6-isopentenyl adenosine(37)-C2)-methylthiotransferase MiaB yields the protein MNAADIPQDDEDATQFDSVLTGQKKLFVKTYGCQMNVYDSERMSDVLAPHGFVATDRPEDADLVVLNTCHIREKAAEKVYSELGRMRALSRRRAGRGRETLIAVAGCVAQAEGAEIIRRAPAVNFVFGPQVLHRLGDMVARARSGERVVETDFPVEDKFALMPAPKRRIIAARGPSAFLTVQEGCDKFCTFCVVPYTRGAEVSRPVAAIVEEAERLADAGVVEMTLIGQNVNAYHGPGEDGTPSSLARLIRRLAAIAGIKRLRYTTSHPRDMDDALIAAHGEEEKLMPYLHLPVQSGSDRVLKRMNRRHTVGFYRDIVERLYATRPDMALSSDFIVGFPGENEADFAATLALAGELGYAQAYSFKYSARPGTPAADSAEQVSETVKKDRLARLQAVLDAGQRAFNAASLGRTMPVLLDRPGRREGQLAGRSPYLQAVHVEAPADLIGTVRQVRIAQAGPNSLSGVLAAPSRRVRAAVAAGGAV
- the trpS gene encoding tryptophan--tRNA ligase produces the protein MSALKTRVFSGVQPTGNLHLGNYLGAITRFVALQDRFDCIYCVVDLHAITVWQEPKELARNTREVTAAFLACGIDPDKHIVFNQSQVVQHAELAWILNCVTRMGWLNRMTQFKEKAGKHRENASVGLFAYPNLMAADILAYRATHVPVGEDQKQHLELCRDIAQKFNTDFAESIAAHGFSQPFFPLTEPLIQGPATRVMSLRDGAKKMSKSDPSDYSRINLTDDADTVALKIRKAKTDPEPLPSEEAGLAGRPEAENLVGIFAALAGTDKAEVLRQFGGGPFSAFKQALAELAVDRLGPVAAEMSRLVEDVTFIDRVLKEGAEKAAAIAEPVMRDVKKVVGFVQSRFA
- a CDS encoding Fur family transcriptional regulator, with the translated sequence MADANDPDGKLSRIEAVCLDKGMRMTEQRRVIARVLSDAEDHPDVEEVYARASTVDPRISISTVYRTVKLFEDAGILEKHEFRDGRSRYEPTSDEHHDHLIDLRTGEVIEFQNEDIEKLQRLVARELGYRLVDHRLELYGVPLKDAK
- the tsaB gene encoding tRNA (adenosine(37)-N6)-threonylcarbamoyltransferase complex dimerization subunit type 1 TsaB is translated as MKILAIDTALKACSVALFDTTGVSPPVSESVPMLRGHAEALMPMVARVVAAARLPFSDIDRYAVTVGPGTFTGIRVGVAAGRGLSLAAGRSLIGITTLEAYAAELADESEGAPVAIALDARRGEVYFQTFDSAGQPLSEAAALAPEAAAESLGTDAVLAGSGARLVADALSALGRTVRLSSRDLGPGPDPMIIARLATEKAVPDRRPAPLYLRPADAKPQPGAVARQADGRASAP
- a CDS encoding universal stress protein → MSNGAKKTRKPGARDRRKPTRKFLVIIDDTEECGRALRFATRRAEHGAGLTLLYVMVPGNFQHWLNVESIMREEAEAKAKATLKLFAKEVASYSPIKPELVIREGVLAEEIVKLIQEDKAIAILVLAAASGTEGPGPLVSNLAGKGSGTFPIPITIVPGNLTDAEIDRLA
- a CDS encoding [protein-PII] uridylyltransferase: MTKHTRKLTAIIDSDRLRAELTDLVRELGGNEARLRGAVLERLKEVLARGRSLCEAWLKEDGRGTVCATRLSYLEDEIVRVLYDFAVTHVYPARNPSSAERMAVVAVGGYGRGTLAPGSDIDLLFLLPYKQTAWGESVVEFILYTLWDLGQKVGHATRSVEDCIRMAKTDQTVRTATLEARFLWGTEELYDALAKDFDKRIVKGTGADFIEAKLVERDIRHQRAGESRYLVEPNVKDGKGGLRDLHTLFWIAKYFYRVRTGADLVQRGVFSRQEYRRFRKCEDFLWAVRCHLHFLTGRAEDRLTFDLQKEMALRLGYTEHPGQKHMERFMKHYFLIAKEVGDLTRIVSAALEMRHVKKTPMLSRFMRPLRRRLDRAFKEAPGFVLQAGRINVTDEEVFARDPVNLIRMFWLVDRHDALLHPDAVRLANRSLSLIDKRLRNDAEANRLFLDILTSTNNPEAVLRRMNETGILGRFVPDFGKVVAMTQFNMYHHYTVDEHLLRAVGILAEIEAGRLAAEHPLSDEIIHEVKNRRGLYVALFLHDIAKGRPEDHPTAGERVARRLCPRLGLTAAETETVAWLVKHHLAFSRFAQSRDLNDRKTIEDFAQLVQSPERLKLLLMLTVADIKAVGPGVWNGWKGQLMRNLYFETAPVLAGGPVEESQRQRVEEAKEELKVALADWPAADIAAYSARHYAPYWLNVDLDRKLVHARLIRQATEDKLPLATAVRSDAFREITELTVYAPDYPRLLSIIAGACAAADANIADAQIFTTCDGMALDSIMINREFEREADELRRGRTIARGIEQALRGEIRLPDMVARKAQPKGRLKAFQVEPQVFINNGWSETFTAIEVNGLDRPGLLYALTTALARLNLNIASARITTYGERAVDVFYVTDLTGHKIDSQARQATITRRLIEALEPERVGGGDKEAKPRSTRRVAAAS
- a CDS encoding GNAT family N-acetyltransferase; the encoded protein is MISYGPARESDTATLAALHAASFSRDWSRDEFARLLSAPGSRALLAWRESDDSPAGFLMARTVAGEAEVLTIAVAPEHRRHGVAKNLMKRLFDDLRHRRITAVFLEVGAENKPALLLYGGFGFAEIGRRPGYYGGSAPGDALVLRASLAVPAMVSKSAETDYEKPV
- a CDS encoding lysophospholipid acyltransferase family protein; translated protein: MTVLRALVLVISLTLVTAVGIVIQFALAGLGLPAARSFPMRYHRTVCRLIGLRIDLRGAVCEARPLLIVSNHVSWLDIPVIGSLVPLSFVAKQEVARWPVFGLLARMQRSVFIDRSRRGTHEANHALAQRLMAGEVIVLFAEGTSSDGNRVLPFKTPILGAAERAVRESHLAEVAVQPMAIAYTRRHGLPIDRAGRPSYAWYGEMDLLPHIWGVLTHGPINVSVALGPVHPATEFADRKALARALEAEVRRMFTAEVYGTPPRTETKARGKEDLAPAYRAGRA